One stretch of Podospora bellae-mahoneyi strain CBS 112042 chromosome 2, whole genome shotgun sequence DNA includes these proteins:
- a CDS encoding hypothetical protein (EggNog:ENOG503PFYK), translating into MQLSLGLLALWASTSLGQSMQECTRELARTDECADVINPNACYNMYRFNSARTLSCIEGKDDAERKRKACMCCTCVGTVMCNWLRTNRYC; encoded by the exons ATGCAGCTGTCCCTCGGTCTCCTCGCCCTGTGGGCTTCCACGTCCCTAGGACAGTCGATGCAGGAGTGCACACGAGAGCTTGCCAGAACAGATGAATGCGCCGATGTTATCAACCCCAATGCGTGCTACAACATGTACCGGTTCAACAGCGCGCGAACATTGTCATGTATTGAAGGCAAGGATGATGCcgaaagaaagagaaag GCTTGCATGTGTTGCACGTGTGTTGGGACCGTCATGTGCAACTGGCTGCGGACGAATCGTTACTGTTGA
- a CDS encoding hypothetical protein (COG:G; EggNog:ENOG503NVM3) yields MTPTNHDSKDTKEVASPSPKIFAEEKKKTDTGLSSSDSGSISQESLVDADGYGSTNDHIFSDPAVADHWRTTYENVNYENRHRFDPSFTWSAEEERKLVKKIDRRIMLWAWIMFCGLDLHRRNINRAITDKMLEEIGMDTNDFNYGQTLFLASFLVAELPSGLISKRVGADRWIPFLICSWSIVAGSQAFLKTKAGFYVIKVLLGFLMGGFIPDIVLWLTYFFKSNELPTRLAWFWTALSTVNIVGSLLAAGILKMRGIGGWSGWQWLFLLEGIVTLLIGTFSWVLMPPGPCQTRNWFRGKDGWFSDREESIIVNRLLRDDPSKGDMNNRQGVGLVLLWKTIKDWEMWPLYLIGLTTYIPPSPLNTYMSFILRQMGFGVFEANLMAIPAQFMFAVNLLIITWVSKRFKERSIVSSISNIWMFPFFVALVAYPNASPWARYGIMTGLLSYPYCHAILVGWNARNSNAVRTRAVSAALYNMFVQSGNILASNIYRDEDRPFYVRGNRILLGIVCYNIVQFYFVKAFYIWRNKLRDAKWNELTPEQQEDYTLNSKDEGLKRLDFRFAH; encoded by the exons ATGACTCCCACCAACCACGACTCCAAAGACACAAAGGAGGTGGCCTCTCCGTCGCCCAAGATCTttgctgaggagaagaagaagacggatACCGGCCTCAGCAGCTCAGACTCTGGTTCAATCTCCCAAGAGTCACtcgttgatgctgatggttATGGCTCAACCAACGATCACATCTTTTCTGATCCGGCTGTGGCGGATCACTGGCGCACCACATACGAAAACGTAAATTACGAGAACAGACATCGCTTCGACCCCAGCTTTACCTggtcggccgaggaggagcggaAGCTGGTCAAGAAGATTGACCGTAGAATCATGCTTTG GGCATGGATCATGTTTTGTGGTCTCGATTTGCATCGTCGAAACATCAACCGCGCCATTACGGATAAGATGCTGGAAGAGATTGGCATGGACACGAACGACTTCAATTACGGCCagaccttgttcttggcatCTTTCTTGGTGGCAGAACTTCCATCTGGGCTCATCAGCAAGAGGGTCGGTGCTGACCGTTGGATTCCCTTCCTCATTTGCAGCTGGTCCATTGTGGCTGGCTCGCAGGCGTTCCTCAAGACCAAGGCTGGATTTTATGTCATTAAGGTGTTATTGGGCTTTCTGATGGGCGGGTTCATCCCCGACATCGTGCTGTGGCTCACCTACTTCTTCAAGTCCAACGAACTGCCCACCCGTCTCGCCTGGTTCTGGACGGCCCTCAGCACGGTGAACATTGTCGGTTCTCTTCTCGCTGCTGGCATCCTCAAGATGCGAGGAATTGGTGGCTGGAGTGGTTGGCAGTGGCTCTTTCTGCTCGAAGGCATCGTGACACTCCTTATCGGCACTTTTTCGTGGGTTCTCATGCCCCCCGGACCCTGTCAAACCCGTAACTGGTTCCGGGGAAAAGACGGCTGGTTTTCAGACCGCGAGGAATCCATCATTGTGAATCGGCTGCTCCGCGATGACCCCTCCAAGGGCGACATGAACAATCGCCAGGGTGTTGGTCTTGTCCTCCTCTGGAAGACCATCAAGGACTGGGAGATGTGGCCGTTGTACCTCATTGGTTTGACCACCTACATCCCCCCCTCGCCCCTCAACACCTATATGTCCTTCATTTTGCGACAAATGGGCTTTGGCGTCTTTGAAGCCAACTTGATGGCCATTCCGGCTCAGTTCATGTTTGCCGTCAACttgctcatcatcacttgGGTGTCCAAGCGATTCAAAGAGAGGTCAatcgtctcctccatcagcaaCATTTGGATGTTCCCCTTCTTCGTGGCCTTGGTCGCATATCCGAATGCTTCTCCATGGGCTCGCTATGGAATCATGACTGGTCTTTTGTCCTACCCTTACTGCCACGCCATTCTGGTCGGCTGGAACGCACGCAACAGCAACGCGGTCCGGACAAGAGCCGTGTCGGCTGCCCTTTACAATATGTTTGTCCAGAGCGGCAACATCCTCGCCAGCAACATTTACCGTGACGAGGATAGGCCGTTTTACGTTCGTGGAAACCGGATTCTGCTTGGTATTGTCTGTTACAACATTGTGCAGTTTTACTTTGTCAAAGCATTTTACATCTGGAGGAACAAGCTGAGGGACGCCAAATGGAATGAGCTCACACCGGAGCAACAGGAGGATTATACTCTCAACAGCAAGGACGAGGGCCTGAAAAGACTGGATTTCCGGTTTGCTCACTGA
- a CDS encoding hypothetical protein (EggNog:ENOG503PQN4), whose translation MELFPDLGAWLFRSVRRDTFAESPILAIQRLKLLPQPIGDSDKDVLVGAVLNLGSSLSHALHILLELLPEDKAGERLGEILCPTLGQLLACLQTTLSAFEDQTPTRQVSLRGGRLKHSRSESALRSAASLSKLTPRPLTPILMKRTPPETPKTPRPSEGVIHTRVVSSPLRCARPAANQTRSRHHRKDTEEFPRLHEDISTPHRQHEQKRQPPTPPASYRQEISGLQNALKSELRVQAAIRVAVDSLEFAEGQLQLVKEINQLHGGSFDLVQKNFYSGYNNLLLRALELEQLESERSSSRPVTSNDPSRSGHQRQQPSIHVSFPANMPTPPYNASSPLRAGMSRGNITVPARMPTSDSEGEIGSRQGMTRRNTIQGIKQENDQDFVRPAIKRRLSLAEELALAGDDSDSDYGHSGSENGDESATNMAGEASEEEASQQNESQADSDDDDGRYDSDHHGGGGEESSSSSNEFAMGEHDGRNDPTVKQAKYL comes from the exons ATGGAGCTTTTCCCTGACCTGGGGGCATGGCTGTTCCGTTCTGTCAGGCGCGATACCTTTGCAGAAAGCCCCATTCTAGCAATCCAGAGGCTTAAGTTGCTCCCCCAACCAATCGGAGACTCGGACAAGGACGTGCTGGTCGGTGCTGTCCTCAACTTGGGATCCAGTCTGTCTCATgccctccacatcctcctcgaatTGCTGCCCGAAGATAAAGCCGGCGAGCGCCTCGGGGAGATACTCTGCCCAACCCTGGGGCAGCTCCTGGCCTGTCTTCAAACTACCCTGTCTGCTTTTGAAGACCAGACACCGACAAGACAAGTATCTTTACGAGGTGGACGACTGAAGCATAGCCGGTCTGAATCAGCGCTGCGATCCGCAGCCAGCTTGTCCAAACTTACTCCCCGTCCACTTACACCGATATTGATGAAAAGGACGCCGCCTGAGACTCCAAAGACACCTCGGCCAAGCGAAGGTGTGATCCATACACGTGTTGTCTCCAGTCCGTTACGATGTGCGAGACCGGCTGCCAACCAAACAAGGTCACGCCATCATCGAAAAGACACAGAAGAGTTTCCGAGGCTACATGAAGATATCTCTACCCCACATCGACAACATGAACAAAAacgccaaccaccaacacctccagcaTCTTACAGGCAAGAAATATCCGGCCTTCAGAATGCTCTAAAGTCCGAGTTGAGAGTCCAGGCTGCCATCAGGGTAGCAGTTGACTCTTTGGAATTTGCCGAAGGTCAGCTCCAGCTAGTCAAAGAAATTAATCAATTGCATGGAGGCA GCTTCGATCTTGTGCAAAAAAACTTCTACTCTGGCTACAATAACCTCTTGCTACGTGCGCTCGAACTTGAGCAGCTGGAGTCTGAGCGGTCGTCATCAAGGCCAGTTACTAGCAACGATCCGTCGAGGTCGGGTCATCAAAGACAGCAGCCATCTATACATGTTTCTTTCCCAGCAAACATGCCCACGCCACCTTACAATGCCTCGAGCCCTCTTCGGGCTGGCATGTCGAGGGGCAACATAACAGTCCCGGCGAGGATGCCAACCTCGGACTCGGAGGGAGAGATTGGTTCAAGACAAGGAATGACGAGGAGAAACACGATACAGGGCATCAAGCAAGAGA ATGATCAAGACTTTGTTAGACCAGCCATCAAACGTCGGTTATCGCTAGCAGAAGAATTAGCACTGGCGGGTGACGACTCTGACTCTGATTACGGCCACAGCGGCAGTGAAAACGGAGATGAGTCTGCTACCAACATGGCGGGTGAAGCGAGTGAGGAAGAGGCGAGTCAACAGAACGAGAGTCAGGCTGAcagtgacgatgacgatggtCGGTATGATAGCGACCACCAcggcggtgggggggaagagagtAGCAGCAGCTCAAACGAGTTTGCCATGGGAGAGCACGACGGGAGGAACGATCCGACAGTGAAACAAGCGAAGTATTTATAA
- a CDS encoding hypothetical protein (COG:S; EggNog:ENOG503PFW8): MRTLLALALLSAQAVGQNGHNDVWFIYPTESHTYQHMDTINVTYESPFPTPTLFGWCDGGGRNFYDQRVPGYNASVAVVLNFTSGTPCWFNLRPGRVAGFGANSPSFNLLGVERPSGGIVHGPDTSGSDRTPPEFPTTSATTSPTPTTAAPTESHVLDDSNVSPGEQHEPTSTTTPNPEPPDEKLRGDSGGLGGGQSAGIVVGAIVGVLAIAAGLFFWWKRRSRRADSGEQIPQHDGSHHSHCQHHSDQALSWQHEAGAASPWSQSPAAYVNGHQYNGACTCMCPTRGQPQVKRWPVEVSSTNSPSELSSSDLAWASKPKYEMPA, translated from the coding sequence ATGCGAACGCTACTCGCTCTCGCGCTTCTCAGTGCTCAGGCGGTCGGCCAGAATGGCCACAATGATGTCTGGTTCATCTACCCAACCGAAAGCCACACATATCAACACATGGACACGATCAACGTCACATATGAAAGCCCAtttccaaccccaacgctATTCGGCTGGTGCGATGGAGGCGGCCGCAACTTTTACGACCAGCGGGTGCCAGGATACAACGCTtcggttgctgttgttctcAACTTCACCTCTGGCACACCATGTTGGTTCAACCTTAGGCCAGGAAGAGTAGCTGGATTTGGCGCCAACAGCCCATCTTTCAATCTCCTCGGCGTCGAACGGCCTTCTGGAGGCATCGTTCACGGACCCGACACGTCTGGATCCGACCGCACCCCGCCAGAGTTCCCAACCACATCcgcaaccacatccccaacacCGACGACGGCGGCTCCTACGGAAAGCCATGTCCTGGATGACAGTAACGTCAGTCCCGGCGAGCAACATGAACctacatcaacaacaaccccaaatcCAGAACCGCCCGACGAGAAATTACGCGGGGATAGCGGCGGACTAGGTGGTGGGCAATCAGCAGGCATCGTTGTCGGCGCCATCGTCGGCGTCCTTGCCATCGCCGCCGGCTTGTTCTtttggtggaagaggaggtccaGACGGGCAGATTCGGGAGAGCAAATACCGCAGCATGATGGCTCTCACCACAGTCACTGCCAACATCACAGCGACCAGGCCCTTTCATGGCAACACGAAGCGGGAGCAGCAAGTCCATGGAGCCAAAGCCCCGCAGCCTACGTAAATGGTCACCAATACAACGGAGCGTGCACGTGTATGTGTCCCACGCGCGGGCAACCCCAAGTCAAACGGTGGCCGGTAGAAGTGAGCAGCACGAATTCACCATCGGAGCTCTCGTCATCAGATCTTGCGTGGGCGTCGAAACCAAAATACGAAATGCCGGCTTGA
- a CDS encoding hypothetical protein (EggNog:ENOG503P0MD) — protein MPTASKVSHIIGAVGLVLVTVLYIALLLIPWVYTCGLSTGPVWVSNPKTRTELPHGVEPINVDRMADYDKAIKTMNTITSIVALPVVYAVVQRAASVGSESKHNLWDNAALSCSDSTSIRTLVVSHETIKVPTSFLGQGVKALDATPQMLEMLWPEAGQASDVSTTPSLGGFRPANEPDIMDLSHQHMFVSLVPRLNTGYYQSHTLRMKSLPDCKAIAQFPPVCSGPRPFARVFESPNTLVTVCVPGASGRSPWPERSRDRRDIKEDLFIRMVRNVLTGDVRNPSQIRHQKTYHCTATTTRGYFELPNYLNEEKVGPLLNTFPDLGFDDLEGHFVDVSPNRDVPLDSPDFVENFTTDPFLSLGPTEPSNIAPGPLMISAQALFGNQTWFHTLARAFINSTASNNASLPRLDALETLQMVCLENNMPLARFSAFPPAEMFISDRRMSKECQSVLTPRSRQEERITEQQAATKLENMMNDILSVFERGPNTTLWTAMVLANEAVLQAATQDSTLARKVFVDLGQVMTNKPVLTQGAVVGVSLLVAFQVLGLVVLAVYLMIGSFEPAWFMKRFAGDGETGAGSKGVTNEYDEEPLRDLSTPAGSVRW, from the exons atGCCAACAGCCTCAAAGGTTAGCCACATCATCGGGGCAGTCGGTCTGGTTCTTGTCACCGTCCTGTACATTGCGCTTCTGCTGATACCATGGGTCTATACATGTGGCCTCAGCACCGGCCCCGTCTGGGTATCAAATCCCAAGACGCGGACAGAGCTACCTCATGGGGTTGAACCCATCAATGTGGACCGCATGGCCGACTACGACAAAGCGATCAAGACCATgaacaccatcacctccatcgTCGCCCTACCAGTCGTGTACGCCGTCGTCCAACGTGCTGCCAGTGTTGGGTCGGAGTCCAAGCATAACTTGTGGGACAATGCCGCCTTGTCGTG CTCTGATTCTACCTCCATTCGCACTCTTGTCGTGAGCCATGAGACCATCAAGGTTCCAACCTCCTTTCTCGGTCAAGGTGTTAAGGCTCTTGACGCTACACCTCAAATGCTAGAGATG TTATGGCCCGAAGCTGGCCAGGCATCAGACgtgtcaacaacaccctcactCGGCGGGTTTCGTCCAGCCAATGAGCCGGACATAATGGAtctctcccaccaacacATGTTTGTTTCATTAGTCCCCAGACTGAACACGGGCTACTACCAAAGCCATACTTTGCGGATGAAGAGTCTTCCGGATTGCAAGGCGATTGCCCAGTTTCCCCCGGTTTGCTCTGGACCAAGACCATTTGCAAGAGTCTTTGAATCACCAAACACCTTGGTGACTGTTTGCGTACCCGGGGCATCAGGACGCTCGCCATGGCCGGAAAGGAGCCGAGACAGACGCGATATCAAGGAAGATCTGTTTATACGGATGGTCCGGAATGTTTTGACGGGTGATGTCCGAAATCCCTCGCAAATCAGGCATCAGAAAACATACCATTGCACAGCAACCACGACAAGGGGGTACTTTGAGTTGCCCAACTATCTCAACGAAGAGAAAGTTGGGCCACTGCTAAACACATTCCCTGATCTGGGGTTTGATGACCTAGAAGGGCACTTTGTCGACGTGAG TCCTAATCGTGACGTGCCGCTTGACAGCCCCGATTTTGTTGAAAACTTTACCACCGATCCATTCTTATCCCTCGGGCCGACCGAGCCATCAAACATTGCCCCAGGGCCACTCATGATCTCCGCCCAGGCTCTTTTTGGTAACCAAACTTGGTTCCACACCCTGGCTCGGGCTTTTATCAACAGCACGGCGTCCAACAATGCATCGCTCCCACGGCTTGACGCCCTGGAGACGCTTCAGATGGTGTGCTTGGAAAACAACATGCCTCTGGCACGGTTTTCTGCCTTTCCTCCAGCCGAGATGTTCATTTCTGACCGCCGCATGTCCAAGGAATGTCAATCTGTTCTCACTCCCCGGAGCAGGCAAGAGGAAAGAATCACAGAGCAACAAGCCGCTACCAAGTTGGAAAACATGATGAACGACATCCTTTCAGTGTTTGAACGAGGGCCCAACACGACCTTGTGGACTGCCATGGTTCTGGCAAACGAAGCCGTCTTGCAGGCCGCCACCCAGGATAGTACGTTGGCGCGCAAAGTTTTTGTCGATCTGGGCCAGGTGATGACGAACAAGCCCGTCCTAACCCAAGGCGCAGTTGTTGGTGTGAGCCTTCTCGTTGCGTTCCAGGTATTGGGGCTGGTAGTTTTGGCAGTGTATTTGATGATTGGGAGCTTTGAACCAGCCTGGTTCATGAAGAGATTTGCGGGCgatggggagacgggggCTGGTAGCAAAGGGGTAACAAACGAGTATGATGAGGAACCCTTGAGGGACCTGAGCACGCCAGCGGGTAGTGTGAGATGGTAG
- a CDS encoding hypothetical protein (EggNog:ENOG503P4U8) has protein sequence MDPKALNQSLSAPTLRRTTDPIRPRPIMPWGRVIVYGLSAGFLGVAAMTVSEKVEQFFTGRPNSYVPAKTLARLLGVTPQSDQQLWGLNMAMHYGQGAAAAVIRAVASYSLGMRGPFTDFMFMGVRLLIDQTLENWTGVGALPWTWPVDEQVVDLLHKGVFAFATGYLVDWWIQ, from the exons ATGGACCCCAAAGCTCTTAACCAAAGCCTATCTGCACCAACCTTGCGGCGGACCACAGACCCAATCCGTCCTCGACCCATCATGCCCTGGGGTAGAGTGATAGTATATGGTCTGTCGGCCGGGTTCTTAGGAGTTGCTGC TATGACGGTTAGCGAAAAAGTCGAACAGTTTTTTACAGGCCGCCCCAACTCCTACGTGCCAGCCAAAACTCTCGCTAGGTTGCTTGGGGTCACTCCTCAAAGCGACCAGCAGTTGTGGGGTCTCAACATGGCAATGCATTATGGCCAAGGTGCAGCTGCTGCCGTGATCAGAGCAGTTGCAAGTTACTCTTTGGGCATGAGAGGGCCATTCACCGACTTTATGTTTATGGGTGTTAGGCTGTTGATTGACCAGACGCTGGAAAATTGGACAGGCGTTGGAGCTTTGCCTTGGACCTGGCCGGTAGACGAGCAAGTCGTGGATCTGCTGCACAAGGGCGTTTTTGCATTTGCCACAGGGTATTTGGTGGACTGGTGGATTCAGTAA
- a CDS encoding hypothetical protein (EggNog:ENOG503PA19; COG:S), which translates to MKWNAILAASGLLSPTQALLRFGCSQLTVQRLDPLVNPGQSPSPHLHQIIGGNSFNISMDPKDGFDLPKLSTCTSCQFTEDFSNYWTAVMFFRARNGTFKRVPQIAQNGMEGTNGGMVVYYMSDALFDTAQKSKVTAFKPGFRMLVGDPSYSTRDQARDWRQLTFTCMESQASRAPEYISFPPTPCRGGIMANHRFPTCWDGVNLDSPNHRDHVAYPETGTFESGGRCPASHPVRLPQILLETVWDTRGFNNKEDWPADGSQPFFWSSGDGSGFANHADYVFGWEGDSLQRAMDAHTYVSAPMLKTQTIAQQNKCTVRDFVREDFSGWLKQLPGVAM; encoded by the exons ATGAAGTGGAACGCCATTCTCGCCGCCTCTGGGCTGCTGTCGCCCACCCAGGCTTTGCTTCGGTTTGGGTGCTCCCAGCTGACAGTACAGAGGCTAGATCCGTTGGTGAATCCCGGCCAAAGCCCATCGCCCCATCTTCATCAAATTATTGGAGGT AACTCTTTCAATATCTCCATGGACCCGAAAGACGGGTTCGATCTTCCCAAGCTCTCAACATGCACGTCCTGCCAGTTCACCGAAGACTTTTCCAATTACTGGACAGCCGTTATGTTCTTCCGTGCCAGGAATGGCACCTTTAAGAGAGTGCCCCAGATTGCCCAGAATGGTATGGAGGGAACCAACGGCGGCATG GTTGTTTACTACATGAGCGATGCCCTTTTCGACACAGCACAAAAGTCAAAGGTCACCGCCTTCAAGCCCGGCTTTCGCATGCTGGTCGGCGACCCATCATACAGCACGCGAGACCAAGCCAGAGACTGGCGCCAACTGACCTTTACCTGCATGGAGAGCCAGGCCAGCCGTGCCCCCGAGTACATCAGCTTCCCCCCAACTCCCTGCCGCGGTGGAATCATGGCGAACCATCGATTCCCGACTTGCTGGGATGGTGTTAACCTGGATTCTCCCAACCACAGAGACCATGTTGCCTACCCCGAGACAGGCACATTTGAGTCCGGAGGCCGATGCCCAGCTTCCCATCCTGTGCGGCTGCCCCAGATCTTGCTCGAAACAGTGTGGGACACACGTGGCTTTAACAACAAGGAAGACTGGCCTGCTGATGGCAGCCAGCCATTTTTCTGGTCGAGCGGAGATGGCAGTGGCTTCGCCAATCATGCCGACTACGTCtttggctgggagggggaCTCGCTCCAAAGAGCCATGGACGCGCACACCTACGTCAGCGCGCCCATGCTCAAGACTCAGACCATTGCACAGCAGAACAAGTGCACTGTTCGTGATTTCGTCAGAGAGGACTTTTCAGGAT GGCTCAAACAATTACCGGGCGTTGCTATGTAG